The Deltaproteobacteria bacterium region CGCTTCCCGAATTTTGTGGGAAGAAATGGACCGGGTGGCCCAAAATTTAAAAGAAATCCGGGAACAGGTCATGCGGGTTCGGATGTTTCCTTTGGAAGGGACCTTCCAGAGACTCCAAAGGATGGCCCGGGATCTGGCCATCGAGGAAGGAAAAGAAATAAAATGCGAGATTCATGGGACGGAGACCGAACTGGACAAGGATCTGATCGAGCAGATAACTGATCCATTGAAACACTGTATCCGGAATTGCATCGGCCATGGAATCGAGACACCGGAGGAACGACGAAAAAGCAATAAGGCCCCTCTGGGTCTCCTGGCCATCAAGGCCTTTCAAAGAGAGGGGAAAATTTATATCCAAATTGAGGACGACGGCCGGGGGCTGGACGAGGAAGCGATCTACCAGAAGGCGGTGGAAAAAAAACTCCTCCCTTCGGGGAGCAGACCTGCTTCGGCTGAACTGCAGCGACTTATCCTGCTTCCTGGTTTTTCAACGGCCCGGGAGGTCACCGATCTTTCCGGTAGAGGGGTCGGGCTGGATGTCGTCCGGGACCAGATTTCCCGCATAGGCGGCCAGATTGAAATTTCTTCGGCCCCCGGTCAGGGGACAACCATCACCTTCAGTATCCCTTTGACCCTGGCGGTTATGGAAGGTCTACGGATTGACGTGGGAGGAGAACCTTATATTGTGCCCCTGCCTTCGGTCCTGAAGGTCCGGGTTATAAAAGACCAGGACCTCAAAACCATTGAGGCCCGGGAAGAAGTGCTCCGTTTTGAAGAACGGTATATCCCGGCTGTTCGCTTGGAAAAGATATTGGGGATTCCCGGCGAAACCAGGAAGGATAGCAAAAAAATCGCCTTAATTTTGGACAGTCACCGGAGGCGGTTCGCCCTCCTGGCCGATCAAATCCTGGAAACCCGCCAAGTGGTTATTAAAGGCCTGGAGACCAATTTCCGTTCCATTCCGGGGTTTGCCGGGGGGGCTATTCTGGGCGACGGAAGTGTTTGCCTGATCCTGGATATTTTCGGCCTGGACCGAATGATCTTTGGGGATTGAGGACTTAATTGAATGGTATGGGAATTTCCCAATTTAAACTATTTGAAATCTGGTAAAGAAAAGCCTTTTTTGAAATTTTCATAATTCAGGAATCCGCAATCCGCATTCTAAATTGGAGGTGGGGGATCTATGAACCTGCAACAGGTAAGACTATTCGGAAAATCACTACGTTTTAAGATCCTGGTTATTCTGGTGATTACCATCAGCCTGCTCATGGGATCTTTAATTTTTTATTTCAACTTCATCCATTATCATTCCCTGGTCACCAGGTATTCAGACTTTGGGCACCAGATGCTTTTAACTACCAGGGCCGCCATTCTTCTCCCTATGGCCAAGGGTGATATGGAAGGGGTCCGCAGCCAACTGGAGGCCCTGGGGTCCACCACCCGGAACCTCGACGGTTTTATCTTCCATTCCAATGAAACGACCGTTTATTCGGATCAACAGGAAAATTTTAAAAAACCCCTTTCCGAAGTGATTCCCGATCCGAACCTTTATCAAAAATTTAAGACTTCCCTTAGCCAAGGGGCTTTCTTTAATCAAGGGTTCCTGACCAGGATCAAGAACAATTATCATATCGCCTCTTTTGAACCGATCCTGAATGACCCTTCCTGCTATCAGTGTCACGATTCAAAAAAGAAAATCCTGGGAGGATTGCTGATTACCCAGGACATCCAGAAGGAGTATGAGGCCGTCCGCTCTTCCTTTCGGAAGGTTCTGTACCTGGGGATTTTCGGGGTGATAGTCATCGTCTTGATCCTTTATCTCCTCCTGTATAAATTAATGACCCAAAGGATCCGGAGATTAAGTGACCGGGCCGGAGAAATTGCCCAGGGGAACCTGAACCTGGAGATTCCTATTCAAGGAGAAGATTCCATCGGACGTTTGGCTTCCAATCTCAGCATTATGGTTC contains the following coding sequences:
- a CDS encoding chemotaxis protein CheA, giving the protein MESNELLEIYFSEAEDLLQRIEKNLLALEEAPEDPALVQEVFRAFHTMKSSAAMVGFDSISEYAHLLENLLERLRSGRLPTSRSLISHLLTGQGLLRTMVEKVSRGEEAISPTELSAQKEQLARFMGLQVAEEPPPVASPVPLAIEKREHFYRISLSFHEDLFFSGQDPLMLLKELQYLGEMVQVQTDCSRVPGLGEINPFTLYLNWKIIFRTEEPLTSIEEVFCFVMEGNQVTLQDVTQEFPEGIDRSLADKRIGDILLDEGIINPEDLQEALQDQKKIGQVLLEKGKVAPEALSQIMASQEKSRSLLRRSTIRVDTQKLDHLANLIEELSVNQSRVSHELEEKGQYASRILWEEMDRVAQNLKEIREQVMRVRMFPLEGTFQRLQRMARDLAIEEGKEIKCEIHGTETELDKDLIEQITDPLKHCIRNCIGHGIETPEERRKSNKAPLGLLAIKAFQREGKIYIQIEDDGRGLDEEAIYQKAVEKKLLPSGSRPASAELQRLILLPGFSTAREVTDLSGRGVGLDVVRDQISRIGGQIEISSAPGQGTTITFSIPLTLAVMEGLRIDVGGEPYIVPLPSVLKVRVIKDQDLKTIEAREEVLRFEERYIPAVRLEKILGIPGETRKDSKKIALILDSHRRRFALLADQILETRQVVIKGLETNFRSIPGFAGGAILGDGSVCLILDIFGLDRMIFGD